TCACTATCATTTGATGTGCATTGTGTAAACCCTGACGCTAACGTAATATATCTTCAAACCTACGTTTTTGAGGTAAAACACATTGGACAAATCCAGTATGACAAGCTCGTCCGAAAAAGTGATTATAGTGGTAATCGAACTTGAACACTCTTTTTtggttattaaaaaaaaaaaaagaaaaagatattttttattcattacTTTGCTATGATTTCtaaatgtgtatatatatatagatagattTATGATACCAAATGTTAATCATCTGGACcggcttttaaatattttattttgcttgATACAACATTTATATATACTAAATTAACTAAATGTTAACCACATTTTAtgttaattttcaaatataattatatatttaaatatacaaATTAAGGAAAATTGAAATGCCTCCTTAATTTGTTCGATGGGTGGATCATGGCGTCAAGCGCTTTTTCGCCTTTACATTCGAGGTTCATATCTGGTCTGATGAATGAACATAATAACCTTGTGTTGCTTATTTATTGTAATAATTAATGTCAGTATTTTGTTtggtaaaataaattttttggtaCACTAATTTGCTTATTGGGTTTTGGTACTACCTTCGAACTTTTTTGGGCTTCTGGTCCTATTCCACCAAAGTGTCGAATGGTATTAGAAATGTTAATTAGTTTGATGTCTTATCAGTGATTAGACTAAAATAGCCAAACAATAAAATTTAgtgacaaaaaaaatttaaactttttGTGGACCAAAACCAAAAATTGGAAAATTTATcagaagaaaaaatttatttttttctatctTGTTTTAAGATACTGAATCAGCTTGTAGTCACCGCCCGATTCTGCATCTTTATATTTTCATTAAGTGAGAGATCCACTACATGGATTTTTTGGAACCAAATTGGCAAAATATCCTACTATAAATGGGTATTCTCTCCTTTAGAAATGCAAGTCCAAACCGTAATCCACTTCTTTTTCTACTTTCCCGTTTCTTTGCCATGAGTACTTCAGGTAATAATGAAGATCAAAACCCAACAAGAAAGCATAATAATGAAGAAAACCCAACAAGAAAGGGTAAAGGTCGTCGAAAGGTGCCCATGGCAAAGATGGAAAACGAAGCTAATCTCCAGGTTACGTTCTCGAAAAGGCGTAATGGACTGTTCAAGAAAGCCAGTGAAATTAGCACTCGTTGTGGTGCTGAAAGCGCCCTAGTTGTCTACTCTCCTGGTGGCAAACCATTTTCCTTTGGCCACCCGAATGTCGAAAGAGTTATCTCCAGGTTTCTTGATGAAGATGATCACAACTCTCCCCCAACAGCTGACGAATTAATAGCACTCGAGAACGAACGTCACATGattgcaaatgcaaatgcagaACTGAACGGAGTTGTAGATCAGATGGATGTCgcgaaaaatcaggcaaaagaACTAGAGCAGATCGATAAACAACTGGGTAAAATCAAACAAATAAAGGACTTAAACTACCATCAGCTTGATGAGTTGAAAGGGGAGGTGTTAGATTTCAAGAATAAACTTGGAAAGGACGAAGAGGCAAAACACGAAAGTTTCACCGGAACTCCGTATACTTTTCTTGGGCCAAGTCCAAATCTTGGCACCGCAACTGATTTTCAATTGGTCCAACCAACTGGTTCTGGTTCTAGTTTTGATCCTCGATTTGGCTCTAATCTACCGGTGTTTTCCGATCAATTTCCCCATTGTTTTGGTAGTGGGGGAATCAATCTCTTTGGTAACAATGTTCCTTTGGCTGCATATGATCCTTCTTTTGCAGGTACCTCGTCTACGTCAAATTTCTCAGCCCACCCTGGTTATATTCCTATGTGGAATGCTAGCTCTAGCAGCTTTGTGATCCCATACACTCCTCTGTCCACTAACCCGACTGCTACGATCCCCATTCATTCTACTGAGAACGAATCGAGTGGTCATATCATAGAGAACAATAATGTTGGTGCTCCTAAAGATAGAAATGAGTAACATTTTCATGCTATGATTAtgtttaattttcatttttttcacaTTCGGACTTGATCCATTTTTGTACTTGTGTGCATGATGTGTGTGATATATACATCAATTTGTTTGTGTGCATGTGTGTGATGCATTTGGTCCATTTAGTGTGTGCATGTGTGTGATGTATTTGATCCATCGATCAATTCTTTTATTATGGGAAGATTATATATTAATGTTCCGTTTGATGGATTATAAAAGTTTTTTTAATgcctaattatatatatatatatatatatatatatatatatatatatatatcatcgagtatagtaaaaaaaaaaaaatagtccaAATGTTCTATTGTAAAATGTTATCCAATTTATGGTCACATGCATAGACATGTTATGCCTGAACATATATCCGACCAGATCAAATATTGATATGTTGCTCTAAAGTTTTTTCGCACCATGCACAGTTAGCACCGCAtgtaatatttatataaataaaagataTAAACTTAGAAATTCGTTTATTTTGATCATGTAGTTAAATGCAAACATAAAATTTAGATTTTTACAATTAATATTCATAACTATAATTTAAACTTCCAAAAATTGTGTTCATGTGCATTTTATGTGCGTTATGTGTGGAGACATGAAGTGCGTCAAGATATAGTTCATATACTAGTGTCCATCCGCACGCGATACGTGAGGAAATAATTAAGAAAACCCAACAAGAAAGGGTAAAGGTCGTCGAAAGGTGACCATGGAGAAGATGGAAAATGAATCTAAGCTCCAGGTTCCGTTCTCGAAAAGGCGCAATGGTTTGATCAAGAAAGCCAGTGAACTTAGCACTCGCTGTGGTGCAAAAAGCGCCCTGGTTGTCTTCTCTCCCAAGAGCAAACCTTATTCTTTTGACCACCCGAACGTCTAAAGAGTGATCTCCAGGTTTCTTGGTGATCAAAATGAACATAACTTGCCCCGAACAACTGATCATCAATTAAGATCTCTCGAGGCTAAATGTAACATGATTGCAAATTCAATCGTAGAATTAAACCATGCTATGAATCAGCTGGACCTCGCGATAAATCAAGCAAAAGAACTGAAGCAGATAACTAAACAAGTAGGCAAAATCAAACAAACGAATGAATATAATCATCAACTGCTTGATCAGTTGAAAGGGGAGGTGTTAGACTTCAAGAATAAGTTGAGAACTGATGATGGAAAAGATAAAAGTTTCACTGGTAGTCCGTCTAGTTTTCTTGGTGCAATTAACCCTAATCTTGGCACCGCCACCCATTTTCAAATGGTCGAACCAACTGGTTCTATTTTTTATCCTCAATTCAGATCTAATCTCCCGGGGTTTAATTTCCAATCGATTTCCACATTATGACGAGGgaattaatatttttagtaaCGTCAATGCTCGATTGGCTTCCGTAGGTATCTCGACGACTAATTTCCTAGCCCCTCTGGGTTATATTCCTTAGTGGAATGCTAGCTCTGGCTTTGTGATCACTAATGCTCCTTTGACACGACTAACACGACTGCAACAACCCCGATATATCATTTCTAGGTAGCAACGTTGGTGGTTCTCGTAAGGTTACCGATGAGTAACGTTTGAAGAAATCGGTGGCAACGACGTGCATCCGTGTGAAGACTCGTAGGTAGCTACTCAATCGATTTAATTATGGTTATGTTTTTCTTTCATGTGTGCTTGATGTGTGTGATACATTAATTTGATCCATGTTAATTTGTGTGTGCTTTATTTTTGTGTTATTTGGTCCATTTTAGCGTGTGCTTTGTTTGTGTGctacatgtgtgtgtgtgcgtttttatttttatttattgtaaaatGGTTGGATCTAAATTGATAGAAAAAATAACAACTAGAAAAAAATCAGGTGCTAGCAACAGTTTTTGACAAACTGTCGCAAAATTTTGCGACGTTTTATTAAAATCGTCGCAAATTTTAGCGACAATTTATAAAACGTCGATGATTAACGACGATTTAATCAAAACCGAAACCGTTGTTAATTAGCGAAGATTTAAGCAAAACTATCGTTCATTAGCGACGGTGCAAGGGAACCGTCGAGGCCCGTCagtaattagcgacgatttctAAGAACCATCGCTATGATTAGCGACCGTTTTCATAAAACTGTCGCCAATAGCGACGATTcataaaaccgtcgccgatttaaatTGACGAAGGTTttaaaaactgtcgctaataacCGTCATCCATAGTGACGATTTTATGAGAAACTATCGCTAATAGCCACggtatttcaaaaaaaatcgtCGCCAATTGTCTATAAATTTGGGCTTTTCGGTCCATTTTCTCCATACCTCTTCACAtgcataatatatttttctctcttaagagattttgttgtttgattattcTCGCAAAATTTAAACGTTTCATACATTATTtacaaatttaaaaatcattattttagATGAGTCGAGgagattatttaaaaatttgtataaataattataaaaatagtttttttaagaaactataaaacaaaattttttttaaataaaaaagaaacaattagcgacagtttagtCAAACACTGTCGCTACTTGACTATAGGTTTCCTAAAATGGCTTTTCTTATTTATATTTCGCATAAATGTCACGGTTATCGTAGCGAGTATTTAGTACCTGCAACGTCTAGCTTGATGCGATTGCCAAACAATATGTAATGAGAATCCGTTCATGCCCAATCGTGGATCTTTAAGTGATCAGAGATGCTAAACTCTCGGCTTTGCACCAGCTTGAAGTTCCCATCAAGTTCTGCAAAATTTAAACAATACTTATGGACTCACCAAATTTCTTTAAAAtcctttatttttaaaaaaaaaaaaaaaatcgggcTGCTAATCGGTTAATATTCAATTTTTCAATGAACCCATAACTAGCTAGATAACATGGCACATCATCATggtatatacatacatacacacatatatatatgtgtgtgcgaACGCGTGCgtatgtgtatgtatatatgtatgttgTCCTATTTCTTTGTAGTTTTTGAGGTGTCGCTACACATCCGAAAAACATATATTCAACAAAGTTAAATGATATATGTCATCATCGATAAtcacattaaataaaaaaattctaaactTTGATTCGATGAAAGTGCatggataaaaaaattttgagcattatgattatgatttatgaaaacaAAAGTTTAAAAACTAAGTTGATCAAAACctaaaaataaacaattttttttcataactctttctaaaataaaaaatttatttttttctatctTGTTTTAAGATACTGAATCAGCTAGTAGTCACCGCCCGATTCTGCATCGTTATGTTTTCAATAAGTGTGAGATCCACTACATGGATTTTTTGGAACCAAATTGGCAAAATATCCTACTATAAATGGATATTCTCTCCTTTACAAATGCAACTCCAAACCGTAATCCACTTCTTTTTCTACTTTCCCGTTTCTTTGCCATGAGTACTACAGGTAATAATGAAGATCAAAACCCAACAGGAAAGCATAATGACGAGAAAACCCATCAAGAAAGGGTAAAGGTCGTCGAAAGGTGCCCATGGCAAAGATGGAAAACGAAGCTTATCTCCGGGTTACGTTCTCGAAAAGGCGTAATGGACTGTTCAAGAAAGCCAGTGAAATTAGCACTCGTTGCGGTGCTGAAAGCGCCCTAGTTGTCTTCTCTCCCGGAGGCAAACCATTTTCCTTTGGCCACCCGAATGTCGAAAGAGTTATCTACAGGTTTCTTGATGAAGATGATCACAACTCTCCCCCAACAGCTGAGGAATTAATAGCACTCGACAGCGAACGTCACATGattgcaaatgcaaatgcagaACTGAACCGAGTTGTCGATCAGATGAATGTCgcgaaaaatcaggcaaaagaACTAGAGCAGATCGATAAACGACTGGGTAAAATCAAACAAATAAAGGACTTTAACTACCATCAGCTTGATGAGTTGAAAGGGGAGGTGTTAGATTTCAAGAATAAACTTGGAAAGGACGAAGAGGCAAAACACGAAAGTTTCACCGGAACTCCGTATACTTTTCTTGGTCCAAGTCCAAATCTTGGCACCGCAACTGATTTTCAATTGGTCCAACCAACTGGTTCTGGTTCTAGTTTTGATCCTCGATTTGGCTCTAATCTACCGGTGTTTTCCGATCAATTTCCCCATTGTTTTGGTAGTGGGGGAATCAATCTCTTTGGTAACAATGTTCCTTTGGCTGCATATGATCCTTCTTTTGCAGGTACCTCGTCTACGTCAAATTTCTCAGCCCACCCTGGTTATATTCCTATGTGGATTAATGCTAGTTATAGCAGTTTTGTGATCCCATACACACCTCTGGCCACTAACCAAATTGCTACGATCCCGATTAATTCTACTGAGGACGAATCGAATGATCATGTGATCCCATACACTCCTCTGTCCACTAACCCGACTGCTACGATCCCGATTAATTCTACCGAGAACGAATCGAGGGTTCATCTCATAGAGAACAATGATGTTGGTGCTCCTAAAGATAGAGATGAGTAACATTTTCATGCTATGattatgtttttaatttttttttcacattTGGACTTGATCCATTTTTGTACTTGTGTGCATAATGtgataatttttcttaaaaatcatgtttctacgtatatatgaacatgataaacAGTATGCGGAAATAAATCGAGTATTATCTCCgaccattgaaaattttgaaatttttctgATTTTCCTACAACATCAACTtagttacttaattaagttgTTGATCCTCGCCCGATTGATGTCTTCTAGGCACTTCACACCCTCTATAGATGGTGTAAAATTTTCTTATGTggtgtgtgcttagggacctcaatcacctctatttataggcatttCTCATAATATCAACGAGAAAATTCGGGAGCATGAATGTCAAAAAAAGAGGTGCGTGCatgttttaattttcaaaaatttgaggcTGCATGTGATGTTCGTCAAAAATGGTAGGCTTTTTGGCCTTCGTCAATTCCTACACGCCATTCCTCCTTTAATATGTGTCATTTTTTTTCTTACACATAATACAtcaatttgattttatttagcGTGTGCGTGAGATGCATTTGATCTATCAAGTTTTGTTATTATGGGAAGATTATATACGAATTTTATATTAGTTTTTAATGCCTATCATAGGCAAGATGAatataacaatatatatatatacacatatatatatatatacatgtatatatatatatagtgtatatatatatatatatatatatagtgtatatatatatactagaaaTAATgtacgtgcgttgcacgtgGGAATGTAattagaatttgaaataaaattagttaaatcaaaaaataataatgataataatattgtaaattttgattaaattttgACAATTCGTGCTAATTAGCATATGTaactaatttgaaaaaaaaacatatttttttaattaaaaaaaatagatttggactattaaaatttttctcatatcttttttatcatattgttttcttttgttattTCTCATATTATCTCAATaatgcatatattttattacaatATTCAATTATTACAATCTTTTTTGACAGTCAATgatattcaattttttatttacaatgttgtttgattattatCTTCTTTCATGTAAATTGACAACAATTTTCACCGAATGCTTTTACTTTCCTAGTCACCTTTAATTTATTAGACACTTATAATTGATAACATATAAACTACACATTATTATTAGGGGTGAGCAAAATTCGGTTAGAATGAATTAACCGACCGAACCAAGTCAATTCGAAAATTCGATTCGGTTATTTCGGAAATTCGATTTTAATAAatactattatttaataaatttttattatttatcaattttaatatatttttaaatttttaattttaaaatcagacCTAATTCTAAAGAAAAATTTGTGATGtatgtgattttatgtttttatgcatttgtGTAGACTTTAGTgttcaaaaaaattacatatataattaaagttaaatcacatttttttaaaaactaatcggttaattcggacaccaaccgaattaaccgattttaATTCGGTTCGATTTTCATCGGCAATGAAAATAATTCGGTTGGTTCGGTTATTGCTAAATATTTGTTCGgaatgattgtgactaatttaGTTCGGTCACCGACCGAATGCTCACCCCTAATTAGTATAACAATCTATCATCATATAAAAAGTACTTATGAATTGATtcaaaaaatattgattaaatgttgtcatttatttgtaatttataataataatatttttgacaataaATCATCTTTTTACTGACTTTTATGACACtgattttaatatttcatattaaCTCGTAAGTATAATCAGCACGATCAAATTACTATTGTCATATTGGTATTATCtccagaaaaataatatatttaatttttctaattgtTTAAATATCTTAACGGGATCATTTGTGTACCCTTATCTTGAGAAAAATTCATTGCATTTATAAAGTTTGAACGGTAAATATAACTTTTTAGTATACATTTAATTTGGAAACTGAATTCATTGTATGACAAACACTTCTTCCAATTCTATTTTTTTGTGTAACCCAAAAGagtttgtaggaccgagcgcttgccgctttaccaaaagctgtagctagtagtaatggtgcaactcaaatcttttaaaccgcacagcaactcaagcaccacggtttgaTCGCTCCACCAAgcatggacaattattgcacccaacaatctccctcccaataattgcactccttgcaatcaatgagaattgaACCCGTGACCTATGATCTGATACCAATTATAGGACCGAATGAttgccgttttaccaaaagctataactagtggtaatggtgcaactcaaatattttaaaccgcacagtaactcaagcaccacgattcgatccCTCCACCAAGCagtgacaattattgcaccaaaCAGagttaatatttttcttttttatcttcTCCAACTCACTGTAAAaagttattaaaaaatatttatatctagaaaaatattttttttcgtgtctatatattttgttatatgtAAACATATATTCTACTTCATTGTCTTAATTATCATATATCTTTACTATATAATTTATGTACATTGAAGATGAATAAGTTCATTTTGTAGTTTTTTTATTACCTAGACTTAGGTTGATATATTAATATGTAATATACATagatataagaattttcaaattcaatttattcacaataatttttcataacaaAGGTcaactcaaaataataaaaattaggattcataattattttaattatgatataaaaataatatgtggaaactttttttgacatttttattGCAAAATATAATGATAAATGCATGTATGTGCGCGCACTATTTCATTGTGACAATTAtaactttatttaaatatcttatttctctttcaaggatcaaaatttgtttatttcttattttgattatcgacaaatccaatatttcatttaaatatttttgttaataatatttacatgagttttattgtatatttatccaATAAGAAAGGgataaattataattcaatatataataatatttgaaaactgCAGAATGCTTCTAATTTAAAAATCGAGTAACATGTAAGTGATCAATTCAAAACTAAAAGTTGATGCAACATGTTTCTTCTAGCTTTACAATCGAATAATGTAGGATCGAGGGTTTGTCgctttatcaaaagttataacTGATGGTAACTATGCAAgtcaaatctttaaatcatacaaCAACTCAAGCGTCTACCCATCGTGGACAATTATTATACCAGACAATCTATCTCCTAACAATTGCACCGATTTCAATCAATGAAAAACAAAGTCGCgatcttggctctgataccaattgtaggctCAAGCGTTTACTGTTTTATTAAAACCAATAGATTATGGTAATAgtgcaaatcaaatattttaaatagtacAACAGCTCAAGCGCAACATTTCAGTTACTCTACCCAATTTGAtcaattattgtacctaacAAATAAATTTATGCAAATAACATTTTATTAtatcatatgaatttataagacaTTTGAATAGAATATATACTTGATATTCTACATAAGTAGTagagaaaaaaaatcatttttcatctatttgaaattttatattttaaaataaaagaaaaatcagAAATTTTTCTTTCATTCTTTCAAAAAATGAGTCGACAAAATTTCAACATAACTCACTTAAACTAACATGTTTATCCACtaaaaatattgaaagaattgtttatacaatttaataaaaaagtCAAAGTACATCATTTTT
This sequence is a window from Primulina tabacum isolate GXHZ01 chromosome 17, ASM2559414v2, whole genome shotgun sequence. Protein-coding genes within it:
- the LOC142530719 gene encoding agamous-like MADS-box protein AGL13; the protein is MGILSFRNASPNRNPLLFLLSRFFAMSTSGNNEDQNPTRKHNNEENPTRKGKGRRKVPMAKMENEANLQVTFSKRRNGLFKKASEISTRCGAESALVVYSPGGKPFSFGHPNVERVISRFLDEDDHNSPPTADELIALENERHMIANANAELNGVVDQMDVAKNQAKELEQIDKQLGKIKQIKDLNYHQLDELKGEVLDFKNKLGKDEEAKHESFTGTPYTFLGPSPNLGTATDFQLVQPTGSGSSFDPRFGSNLPVFSDQFPHCFGSGGINLFGNNVPLAAYDPSFAGTSSTSNFSAHPGYIPMWNASSSSFVIPYTPLSTNPTATIPIHSTENESSGHIIENNNVGAPKDRNE